The Ananas comosus cultivar F153 linkage group 2, ASM154086v1, whole genome shotgun sequence genome contains a region encoding:
- the LOC109706834 gene encoding formin-E isoform X1 produces MVGYSDPCPCCGNKRRRSTLDRWATWPRPSSAAQHPRPAKFARSASDPTPSAVAAAVKENDILASPVPTDLSSTGPPVSSPGCPNPSPTAAGTTASDPSQPAEAEPTAKVPCPFRCPPAPGITEKKEEEEEAEEEKKKKKKMEAEMTGARRRESEKKEDKEWEMKTKAEIRVPEGVEIKICFKCECGNSEEVILP; encoded by the exons atggTGGGCTACAGCGATCCCTGCCCATGCTGCGGCAATAAGCGAAGGCGATCCACCTTGGATCGCTGGGCCACCTGGCCCCGCCCGAGCTCCGCCGCGCAGCACCCGCGGCCCGCCAAGTTCGCGCGCTCGGCCTCCGACCCGACCCCCTCTGCCGTCGCTGCAGCAGTCAAGGAGAACGACATCCTCGCCTCCCCTGTGCCCACCGACCTGTCGTCCACGGGGCCGCCCGTTTCCTCCCCGGGGTGCCCGAACCCTTCTCCGACGGCCGCCGGGACGACGGCCTCGGATCCCTCCCAACCCGCCGAAGCAGAGCCGACGGCGAAGGTGCCCTGTCCCTTTCGATGCCCTCCTGCGCCCGGCATCACCGAGAAG aaggaagaggaggaagaagcggaagaggagaagaagaagaagaagaagatggaggcgGAAATGACCGGGGCTCGGCGGCGTGAGAGTGAAAAGAAGGAAGATAAAGAGTGGGAGATGAAGACCAAAGCTGAGATTAGGGTGCCCGAAGGAGTCGAAATCAAGATCTGCTTCAAGTGCGAGTGCGGCAACTCCGAAGAAGTCATCCTGCCGTGA
- the LOC109706834 gene encoding chromosome alignment-maintaining phosphoprotein 1 isoform X2 has protein sequence MVGYSDPCPCCGNKRRRSTLDRWATWPRPSSAAQHPRPAKFARSASDPTPSAVAAAVKENDILASPVPTDLSSTGPPVSSPGCPNPSPTAAGTTASDPSQPAEAEPTAKVPCPFRCPPAPGITEKEEEEEAEEEKKKKKKMEAEMTGARRRESEKKEDKEWEMKTKAEIRVPEGVEIKICFKCECGNSEEVILP, from the exons atggTGGGCTACAGCGATCCCTGCCCATGCTGCGGCAATAAGCGAAGGCGATCCACCTTGGATCGCTGGGCCACCTGGCCCCGCCCGAGCTCCGCCGCGCAGCACCCGCGGCCCGCCAAGTTCGCGCGCTCGGCCTCCGACCCGACCCCCTCTGCCGTCGCTGCAGCAGTCAAGGAGAACGACATCCTCGCCTCCCCTGTGCCCACCGACCTGTCGTCCACGGGGCCGCCCGTTTCCTCCCCGGGGTGCCCGAACCCTTCTCCGACGGCCGCCGGGACGACGGCCTCGGATCCCTCCCAACCCGCCGAAGCAGAGCCGACGGCGAAGGTGCCCTGTCCCTTTCGATGCCCTCCTGCGCCCGGCATCACCGAGAAG gaagaggaggaagaagcggaagaggagaagaagaagaagaagaagatggaggcgGAAATGACCGGGGCTCGGCGGCGTGAGAGTGAAAAGAAGGAAGATAAAGAGTGGGAGATGAAGACCAAAGCTGAGATTAGGGTGCCCGAAGGAGTCGAAATCAAGATCTGCTTCAAGTGCGAGTGCGGCAACTCCGAAGAAGTCATCCTGCCGTGA